The sequence ATATTAGATGCTACTTTGGAGTACACTTTTGTAGCCTACGTTGCAACACTCTTCTAAACTTCAACATCTCATCTACCATCTTGCCATCATCAGGGGTACAGAAGACAGTCAAGTTGCGAGGCCTGTCCAAATTCCCCATAGTTTATCAGGGGCATACacaatattaaacattttgcTAGACTAGTACAATCATTGCTAATAAAGATTGCATTCTTAATTTATGATTGCCGCTGTGTTTGCATGGTGCAGGTGTGCCTAATATTGTGACATGTGAGCGTTTAAGTGTTACTTGGTTTAATTTGCATCTTTCATCACGATTTCGTACATTATCACGCACGCAGTGGCAGAAATAGGGCAGCATGCGAATTTGCACAACGCTAAAGTGGCTCTTAAAACCCAAGTTGACAGTTTTTCCACGCTATGGCGTTTTGCATGGCAACAACCCCTCCCGCCCTTTTACGTCATGCTAGGAACCGTCAACAAAAGTCATAGGTTAAAACGCAAAATAGTTACGTAaaatttcattaaaaataacgCGATGTACAGTTTGGCTCAAAAGTTATTCTTTTCAGTCATTATCTGAATACAgatgtatttgtatttgttagGGTTTATTTTCCGAGAGTCCTGTGCGCAAAGGGTTGAACTTGAACCCGGAAGAAACGTTGAGTAAGTCTGCTCGGCAACAAGCGCCATAATGCGTTgcagcgcgcgcgcgcgcatcCTGCCAGCAGCTGGTGAGTGAGCGCTCGCGCTCTTTCTCGACCACCCCCCAATCCCCGCTTGTTACTATGCGCCCCCTAAATGTGTCACGGAAACAGCGGCGTCATGACAGTGAATGTCCGTCGACGGCTGTGCTGTTCGGAACTCGATGTCGATCTCGGTTGTGTATTGGCGCgtccattttgatttttcaaagTTCATTTTGCTGACTGTTACGTGGCGTTCCACGTCGTGACCGTGCACAAAAGTTCCACGATGGGGTACTCCGACGtgacaaccttttttttttctcccccccttgCGTGTATGTTTTTTGACAGGAGCCAAACATGGAGCAGCTGGAAGAAGAGCTGACGTGCCCGATCTGCTGCGGGCTCTTCGAGGACTCCCGCGTCCTCTACTGTTCGGACAGCTTCTTTCGGAAGTGCCTGAGCGATCTCCTTGAATCTCCCCGGGGCTCTTCTTTCTCCAGATCGCCGTTTAGGTGCCCAACGGCCGCAAGGAGAGCTCGGACAACGGCGCCAACAGCCTGCATGTCAATTACTCCCTCCGAGGCATCGTAGAGAAGTACGCCCTCCTCAAAGTGGCGCCCAAAACGGGCTTGTGCGCTCACCACACCGTGCAGCCACTCAACATGTTCTGCGCCACCGACCAGAAGCAGCGCCACGGACCTGAGGCGGCTCTTTTGCGGCTGTTGCGCGACCGCCGACGAGAACCGGGGCCACCGTTATTGCTCCCTCGAGGAAGCGTACGAGATAGAGAGGCGCGCCTTTGATGAACTGCTGCGTGGCGCGGAGGGCTGGCCGAGCGTGGATGCCCTCACCTCCATGGAGACTCTGCAAGCCGCCAAGAAGGACGCGGAGCGGGCGACTTGTACAAGTTGGCAGCCGCGCTGGAGAACAAGAACGAGATCCTGTGCGACTTGGAGACGCACAGGCTGGCCGTCATGCAGGCGTACGACCCGGAGATGACGCGGCTGCCCGACAGACCGGACCGCCAGCGCACTGACCGCGGCCGAGGCGTTCCGCGGAGTCACGGAGCCGCTCGGCTTCCTAGAGCATCTGCACGACTTCCGACAAATGTTGGCTGACCTGaatgaggaggagaaaaagaaggaTGAGAAAACTACCTGTCGGAAACCCACGGAAGTCGCCCCTCTCGTCGTCAAAAATTGGGGAGGCTCGGTGACGTCGATAAAATGACACTGCCCCACGAGAGGGGAAGGTGGCGGCTGAGACGTCACGCCGGTGGTCCATGCGCTGGCTTGCGGCGTGGGGTCTCTTCTTGGCGCCGTCCACGTTGGAGCACGGTGGCAGCAGCAATGGGGAGCGCCTGTGGCAGATGATTGGCGAGTTCACGCAGGTCGTGGGCAACATCATTGACGCCCTGTCACTTACATTGTCATTTGTACGTTGATTTAAGTGAAGGTATTTGTATTTATACACATTTCTTCTTTCACCTTTAAATTCTGCAGCCTGGACGCAAAATGagtacattcttttttttatacaccACCTAATTAAATGTGGTGTTTTTTGTTCCTTTCCCTTGAGgcttttccaaataaaaacacgATCGTTTTAAATGCTTGTTTGAATTAAACTGGATGCTACAATTGATTTAAATCTACATTTACCCACGCGTGTCTTTTCAATGTGACACTGGTTTCACAACAGGGCctgcgtggaaaaaaaaggattgcaaaaaaagtcatcaccCCAGAAAAAGGCAACGATCTTCATCAAAAGCCAAAACCAACGCAAAACGATGATTtatttaccaaaaaaaagtcatattaAAACCACAATTTACGAAAACAAATCTTGGCCTTGTTCGTTGATTGTGCATTATTTATATAGAggagttaatttttttcaatgcgAACTGAccaaaaaatatcaatgtaTTATTGTAATGCAATAATTTTCAATTATATGGACGAGGGTCTGTCTCAAACAACATGGGTCCAGTGATGTCAgcagtgacacacacactcacatatagatatatatatagaccTCTGTTTCCAGGCAAATATGGCATGAAAATACACGCACCACGTTTTCATCAATATTTCATAATTTACTGAGCCtctaaatataaatacaaataaaacaatgcaaatatgGGGTTTCGGCATTTTTGGGGGTCCCTTAAAACATATGAATGACTACATAGCGCATCATGCACATCAGAGGAATTTAATAGGAACGTTATCCAATTAAAATAACTTATGCGGGGAATGTAACTTTAGAATATATATAcgtacgtgtatatatatatatatacatatatatatatatatatacatatatatacacatatatatatatatacacatatacatatatacatatatatatacatacatatatatatatatatatatatatatatatatatacacacacattgcgTGCAGTGAGTGGATTTGTtgctgtatatatatatatatatatatatatatatatacatacatatatacacacaaacatatacatatatatatatacacatagtCACAAATCCACACACATTGCACGCAATACAGCGCATAGAAATCCTCCGCCCACACACGGTTTGCCCCACATCGAGTCATATTGTGTTTTACGATTTTTAAAATCGTTTTACATCAGAAACACTTGCAGTTAGCGCACTTCTTATTTCTTTCTTGAGCAGGCCTATTTTAAAAACGACACTGCAATATCTAAAAGACGGATTGTAACTTCATTGTTTTGCTGACATTAAGTATTTGCAGTCGTTTTATGAACATGTcctctttaaaatgacattacaaCGACGAAAATAAATAGACATACACTACTAATATAGAAGAAACACGGAAAAAAATCGAGCAATTATACAAATCGTATTTTTTTGGAGGCTAAAACATGAGGCCTGGTTAAGTCAAAATGCGCGTCAATTCATGCAATATTCTACTTTATTCATCACCACTACAAATGTGATCATTTATTATTCGTGTTGCATTCTGTGGAAAAGGCACGATAATCAAATTGCTCCATGACTGGTTGAGAAGTGGTCGCACCTTGCAGAGGAAAATGAGACTGCGCCCGATTgtcatgcatttaaaaaaagaaaaaacgaatGAACGAGTGTTCAGCcgaaaataaatgtacataAATGTAAACGAAGTGCAAAAATCTTAAGAATTACATGTTTAAAAGCGATCTGTATAAGTATAAACACACggcaatgtttaaaaaaaaaaaaaaagaaggcattTAATGAAGGCGTGGGGGACTTTGGCGTATCAGTGGCCATTTCAGTATTTAACGAAGTCCtgattataataaaaaaatgcttccGAGCGCAAATGTTCACAattacttttcaaaatatgTAGGTTAAAAGTCAcataaactgtttttttttttaatttgaataacTCATGTGTTCTAGGTAGGTTTTAATAATGAATGTACCGAATAGTGTGTGATTGGGAGCCAAAATGGATCACTGATCATCAAGCAGTCATAGATTTTCTTCATTATTCAGGTTGGTTGGAGTCAATCGTTTTTACTGTATTGCCTCTTGATGTTCATTTAGGCAACTTCTGGACATTAAAGGAGGGAATATTTCTGGAAAAACAGTAAATGTTCATTTCAAACAAGAACACCTCACACCTATGGAAAAATGGGTGAAACAAATTAGTCTTCGCCACATGCAGCAAACATAGACACAAAATGGTCGAGCGATTAAAGATACCATCTGTGCATGTATGAAATCATTAATTGTGCACAGGGAACTGTGGGGATGTTCAGGCAATATTTATGTCTTGCTTTTTTGGTGAGCAACAAATGGGGTTTGTAGTGAATGTTGAGCTGAGTTTTTTGATGGCATTTATTCGTCATCGGTGAAATGGTTGCTATTGAGGAAATAAGAGGACACCAAAGTCAGATCATATATTATATCCAGCGTGTTTATTCATGGCAACATTAATACAGGATAACAAAAAACAGGATTTACTTTGGTGGATGCGTTTGTGAGTGAGTGGTCATCTTTGCTTCAGCAGCACGATCAATACTGGAGGCTTCGGCTGAGAGAGTCCACTCCAATATTTACGTGCTGCTACAGTCAAGTGACCTGCGCCGATACGCTGCAAGTGAGGCGGCGGAGCGACGACGAGTGCCATCCGGACGAGCGGGTCGGGCTTCACTGTGGCAGCACGGTATGGCCTGCATCTCAGTGTAACCCACAAACCATTCCGTGCTGCTACGGCACTGCCACAACATAACGGGTCGACGTGCTTGGGTCCTCTTAATCGCATGGGGCGGcctgaaacacaaaatggaaaagtgACATACTTAGTAGCAACAAAAGTTCAGCGTTGAAACTATTGTCATTCATCAAATTAAACAAGACCACTTTAGCATTTGCGCAATTCagcatttgcaattttttttgccaccttattAGGGCTACCAAGATTAGTTGACTAATCATGACGACGTTGATAATTAATTTGGATTGTCGGtgagtcgttttttttttttttttttaaatgcatttatttagttGGTTCTGTATATCTATCTCGAAAGTGCCTTATCTCCCACTGGCCATATGCTTGGTCTGTGACGTACATGCGCAGTAGAAGTAATCTGGGTCATGTGAGATATAAACAGAAGCATTTGAGTTGGTTCAGCGGCAAGGCTCAACCATGGTAGCAACAGAGAAAGTCCAAGCGCATTTCACCCAAAATACTGAATACCATGCTTTCATGGCAAAAAGGAGCATCTAAAATGGAAGCACGATTTCTTTTCTGACAGAGACAGTCGTGTCTGGAAGCTAGCTGTAGTCATCACACAACTTAAGTGCGTCTGACGGAACGCGATTTGCAGTTGTACATACCTTGAAGAAGAATTCAAGCTGTAAACTACCGATGGTCATATAAGAGCAGGTACATGCCGCAATTTGAATTGCGACTAACGTTATTGATTAGTCGACTagcaaaataaatagtttATGGCAGCCCTACTTGTGCCGCAAGAATATTTCAAACAAGATTTTTTCAACGCTTCATATTTTTTCTAgatgtcagtttgttttaatACTAACAGTTTGCACAGAATGTTAAAATGCCACTAAATACCTTGCTTATATGTGTGTGAGGAAAAAATAGCTGATCAGCATCCTGAAATACAGTACATCATAAAAGCTTCCCTGTAATGATTCATTAACAAATGTCTTTACTTTAGGATAGATTTAATCTGCCAACAATCACTTGGTGCCATGACCTCTCACATGAAGGTGCATCCTTGCCAAGAACCAGGGCATTGGTGTTACAGATGGATGCGAGCTCCGGATGACTCATGTGACAGGCATTGGATTTATTCTCTGTGTGTCACAATGCACATGACATAATTATGTAAAGCTGAAGTGTGTCTGCGTGTTGGCGGTGGGGGGGATGTGACAGGGGAAACCAATAATGCTTGTGTATTGAATGAGATTGTGTTTTTACCAGCAGAGGTCTCAATGGACCTGAAATGAAGAGTCATTTCCAATGGGCCTGATAACatctttctttcaaaaataCACACGAATGCCGGGCCGTTGTAAACTGATCAAGTGATAGTATGTGCAGCATGCTCTTCTTAAAGTCAAGGCCGATCCAACACTTCTTTTCACTTACTTTTTATTAAGAATCCTGCTGAAGCATGGTTAAAAAGCAATGCCTGACTTTCGTTTCAtagaatttgtatttattattacttttgtcACATCCCAAGTTACTTCTGTGACCATTGCgggtttttctttcattaacCGAGGCGTACAACAACTTAGTCCATGTGTGGATGTAATGTTTTATGAGAGACAATAATGGGCCAAACTTGGTCCCatgttgattattttgaaaggAGCTATAATCAGAAGAACGATTAATCGGGCGGGCCCTACTATATAATTGCATGTTTGATTGTTGCGTAACACTGACACGTTGATCATACGGTTGAAGGCTTTATGAACGTGACAGATATGGAACAAATTAATTTATGTTCAATTGTTTCCTATGGGAAGAAATGGGTTCTGCTTTAAaggttccactgtatattGCAAATGGTACAGCTCCCTGCCCTGCTATTTTCCATGTCATAGATGctacaaaagaagaaaaccatAACCGACCAAGTAAGGATAACGAGTCTTGTACAAGTTTGCTTTCTTagttaatttctttttaaatgccaAGAGCCTTCCCAGCCTACCCTTCGAGAACTAGAACCTCTCCCTAATTTGTCCCTGCCAACCTTTTCAGGAAGCATGTCCAGACATGTCGGCCTTTGAGGCTGAGCCCTTTTAAGCCATTTACTACAGCGTTTGCTCACCACTCAGTGGCCTCAAAGAGTCATCTGACCCTGCAGTTCAAGGGTCAAGTTACGCTCTGTGACACCGACGTTATACGAATGTCATCGTCTCTCAGAGCAAGTGGGGCtgactttgttttcatcacaTCACGgtgagaaaagaaggaaagttCAATGATGGCTTACTCGTAAAAATGTGTCAGCAATACTGCAAAccaagggtgtcaaactaatttttgtgGTGGGcggcattgtagtcatagtttccctcagagagccattatgactgtcaacgtcttctatatacgtacagtataggctacacaacaaacggATGAAGAACTAGTTttaaaatcagagactagtaaaaaaaacgtttcaaatagtttaaaaagatgaatgggaataaaaattgctagcaatagctatatttttaaaaagtgaagacaatttagtaatgacacaaagtcgatgggacttcaaacgctgcgcgttcgcttctcttcccgcgggccgtagtttggacacccctgctgtagttgaataaataaaaatgtgcttaACAGAATCAAGAACAAAACTGCACTGGATGGGaagccttgactttgacttgaggAAGTCAtgagaaaaacatcaaactGGTTCAACAGCAATCCTGACCTAATTATTGTGACGATTGTGCATCAAAAATGTACATTGTGGATTTGATATAGGAATGACATAGTTCTAATACAGCAGCACCAGCGGAGTATTCCAGGGACCATGCAGTGTCGATTTGTACTAGACTTGCTCTGAGCGCCCTCACTCGTTCAAACACAGCATTCTGATTTGTGGAAGCTGAATTAGGCATATTAGCCACaagggggcagtataacaAGGACaaagcatttcaaaataaaatacagaaatatTCATTGACAGAGGATAAATGTGCCTGTGAATATTGTTAGTCtgtatgtgttgctgcaccgttAGTATTGAAATGTTCATTGGGTTGCAACTATCTCAACATCAAGGCTACTTTTGTTCGTCCGCCCATTTGCACTGTGTGTTAGCATGTGCAAGGGCTCTAGACTCTAAGTTTGTGCAATGGTTGACTGGTGCGCCCAACGTTTTGTCTTGGTCGCACCAACACAAAAGTTAGGTGCAACACTATTTTGTGGCAGTAGGCTCATTGACACAGATAAGGCGATATGACTGAAAACCAAAGAGTTTCACGGGGTCAAAGCTGgaaatgggtttttttttctttgtggggCAGATTTGTAAAGGAATTGTGCAACTTTCTATTTTTGTGgggcaattttcttttcaaggaaccccaaaaatgattttattaaacgaaaaataatatgacaaacatttttttttttttttttaaatataaccaACAGTTTCTTCTTAGACACTGTGTATAGCAGCAAACTGCATTTTCTTGCCTAGACGCCGAACtaaattgataaaaaaaaaagactaaataACCCGACTGTAATGTaatttcaaaaaacatttattgtgcAGACCCCAAGTGCCAAAATCAAAACTCGATTGGACAAGGAAACGAATAACactacaaataaatatttcatattgtgttACTATGCGTAAGCTTATAGGTCACCCCCCTGACATGCAGTGCGTAGTGTACAGTAGTTCATTTCTGGTTTAGTTTAGAGAGTAAATTTTCTCTGGAGTCTAGACATTTATGAATTTGCCCGCTATTCTACTGTGCAGACATGGATACGCTATCTCCACCCCTGAGAATAATCAACTGTTTGTTGTGAAGTGTAATGCCATCTTTTGCCTTcaagacaataaataaataaataaataaaaatatatacatatatacatcaAATTGGGAATAGTTAGTACTTGGACAGTCCTGACTTGGGTTACTCGTAAGGCAAAGTACCACTGGACTTTACCACAGACAAGAGGGAGAAAATAATCCGATTTCTGTCCTACTGGATTGGTCAAATCTTGTCATCATGGTAAATTagcaaaacgtttttttttttccctcactaAGTTTTACATCACTTCCATGGCATATTGTGGTATGTTATTCTTCCGATTctttcaatattatttttcttgccGGCATTCCTCCCTTTATTGTTTTACTCCAATCCCACAGCAGGGAAGTGGTACACCCATATAGTCCAAATGAGTTTACTTTTCAAATGAACCAAATATTTCAGTTAAACAATGTGTGAAGATGACACACAAATGGCGACCAGTGGGAACGGCACTTAGCCAATCAAGGGGGCATGAAAgttgaagataaaaaaaacaacattgccGCCAACAAGGTATTGTCGGATCCCAgtcttgtgttttatttgtattttttacaaatacaaCATTAATTTCCCAGGCACTTTTTACAGAGGTGCTTGAGAAGGCTGGTAGCAGAAAGGCAAAGTGTGCAGTGAGAACGCATCTCGCTACACACTGTGAGAGCGCTACCTCAAATGACCTAC comes from Syngnathus acus chromosome 21, fSynAcu1.2, whole genome shotgun sequence and encodes:
- the trim13 gene encoding LOW QUALITY PROTEIN: tripartite motif-containing 13 (The sequence of the model RefSeq protein was modified relative to this genomic sequence to represent the inferred CDS: inserted 4 bases in 3 codons; deleted 1 base in 1 codon), yielding MEQLEEELTCPICCGLFEDSRVLYCSDSFFRKCLSDLLESPRGSSFSRSPFRCPTXRKESSDNGANSLHVNYSLRGIVEKYALLKVAPKTGLCAHHTVQPLNMFCATDQKSATDLRRLFCGCCATADENRGHRYCSLEEAYEIERRAFDELLRGAEGWPSVDALTSMETLQAAKKDAERATXYKLAAALENKNEILCDLETHRLAVMQAYDPEMTRLPDRPDRQRXLTAAEAFRGVTEPLGFLEHLHDFRQMLADLNEEEKKKDEKTTCRKPTEVAPLVVKNWGGSVTSIK